In Saccharothrix violaceirubra, the following are encoded in one genomic region:
- a CDS encoding YbaB/EbfC family nucleoid-associated protein has translation MEPERMIADLEARARDLAQRSQEMQEQIRQVTATVRSPDGAVTVTVAPNGAVQGIDFSPRAVEFSHVQLGQVVMATLRRAQAQAAQQVAAVVEPQFGGTAAMDFLTSFIPQVEEPPPAQGDDGSFLRSDSWDARPPQRPTPPQRPTPPRPGRSDDGDDDFGPVLR, from the coding sequence GTGGAACCGGAGCGGATGATCGCCGACCTGGAGGCGAGGGCCCGGGACCTCGCGCAGCGGTCGCAGGAGATGCAGGAGCAGATCCGTCAGGTGACGGCCACGGTGCGCTCGCCCGACGGCGCGGTGACCGTGACCGTGGCGCCCAACGGCGCCGTGCAGGGGATCGACTTCTCGCCACGGGCGGTCGAGTTCTCGCATGTGCAGCTCGGCCAGGTCGTGATGGCGACGTTGCGGCGGGCGCAGGCGCAGGCCGCGCAGCAGGTGGCGGCGGTCGTCGAACCGCAGTTCGGCGGCACCGCGGCGATGGACTTCCTGACCAGCTTCATCCCGCAGGTCGAGGAGCCGCCGCCTGCCCAGGGCGACGACGGCTCGTTCCTGCGCTCGGACTCGTGGGACGCCCGGCCGCCGCAGCGGCCCACGCCCCCGCAGCGGCCCACGCCCCCGCGTCCGGGCCGGTCCGACGACGGTGACGACGACTTCGGGCCGGTGCTGCGATGA
- a CDS encoding type VII secretion target: MSGFKVQAQQLRTFASGQAERQGQVEQAASDVAGVDLGGETFGVLLQFFADAAQDFAAQTTEGIKQLAAAYGDASADTVATAVEYEQVEDGNQQTFDGGR, from the coding sequence ATGAGCGGGTTCAAGGTCCAGGCGCAGCAGTTGCGCACGTTCGCGTCGGGGCAGGCCGAGCGTCAGGGACAGGTGGAGCAGGCCGCGTCCGACGTGGCCGGTGTCGACCTGGGTGGTGAGACGTTCGGCGTGCTGCTCCAGTTCTTCGCCGACGCGGCCCAGGACTTCGCGGCCCAGACCACCGAGGGCATCAAGCAGTTGGCGGCGGCATACGGGGACGCGTCGGCCGACACGGTGGCCACGGCGGTCGAGTACGAGCAGGTCGAGGACGGCAACCAGCAGACGTTCGACGGGGGTCGATGA
- a CDS encoding bifunctional diguanylate cyclase/phosphodiesterase, which translates to MPKRVGRAPVVLDPARPPQDTAKDPAKDTVDLDGVRLPEGPAFLCDHKGVVMRANDAAVALALVGSAEVLVGRALGALLAGDPVDLRLRRADGTMLPVRVARYPVPGTGLQAVLLVDVSDLATAAEELRDEQRRLRAVQRVAQIGSWEYDPITGVTVWSESHYEMMGLRRDETTPGAQAVLDVVHPDDRDMVAGYWANRELDGHPIDIVYRIILPNGDLRWIRGVAEAKLRSDGRTQFITGYIRDITDQWRSDRALATERARLLEAQRIARIGSWTYEVVTGAVHRSDVLLELYAELGILPDEDLLCGVCEDDRPKVEDLRRRLLRAKDGSTVETEVRGVFGDRVYVCRARPEFEAGRLNRLHGTVQDVTEARAMERQLRDDRRRLADAQRAAQLGVWEWNVHTGAVVWSEMMSELFAVPADEPTSYATYLDLVHPDDRTWVDAQWQQLVVDRVPVQCEHRIVRRDGRVRIFRSYGVVVVGPDGKPLAVGTAQDITEQRAAETRMKRSSQRFADLVSMAPVGIGLFDEGERLVDANDALCDLLGMELEELRGMTSEQLTDPGDHADRAAMAARMTALGAGHTHKVPQRVLLRPDGVQVYCELHITLSVQDDGRRFWLIVFQDITERRRTAEALRHQATHDELTGLPNRALVKELLGTLLESPDRAKVGVLFCDIDNFKRVNDSLGHDAGDELLVALARRLEGGLPDGCTAARLSGDEYVIICENLDHVGGVDELATRVAGLLRTAVPVHGQLVRVSASIGAAVPNGSRVTGNDLLRFADAAMFEAKRAGAGRVSLASAALIASADRQVHLEGQLRDALASDGLALHYQPVVGADGSVYTAEALIRWPHPDRGLLPPDVFLPVAEQGDLMRELDRWVLRTALREAATWPEPGGRPVSVAVNLAGLVPGDPEFVDIVANTVAEAGIPWDRVVLELVETALVDLPSRVRHSMGELVSRGIRFAVDDFGTGYSSLARLKDLPAQIIKVDRRFVSGVGSDSSDFAVARAVVDLARAMGRKCVAEGVETATQFHVLRGMGVDAYQGWLFSRPVPPKEFRAVLALGPLHIPRAG; encoded by the coding sequence GTGCCCAAGCGGGTTGGACGCGCTCCGGTTGTGCTCGACCCTGCGCGCCCACCGCAGGACACGGCGAAGGACCCCGCGAAGGACACGGTCGACCTCGACGGCGTCCGCCTGCCGGAAGGTCCCGCGTTCCTGTGCGACCACAAGGGCGTCGTCATGCGCGCCAACGACGCCGCGGTGGCGCTGGCGCTGGTCGGTTCCGCCGAGGTGCTGGTCGGACGTGCGCTGGGCGCGCTGCTCGCCGGTGATCCCGTCGACCTGCGGCTGCGCCGCGCGGACGGCACGATGCTGCCGGTCCGCGTGGCCCGCTACCCCGTGCCGGGCACGGGACTGCAGGCCGTGCTGCTGGTCGACGTCTCCGACCTGGCCACGGCCGCCGAGGAACTGCGCGACGAACAGCGCCGGCTGCGGGCCGTGCAGCGGGTCGCCCAGATCGGCTCGTGGGAGTACGACCCGATCACCGGCGTGACCGTCTGGTCCGAGTCGCACTACGAGATGATGGGCCTGCGCCGCGACGAGACCACGCCCGGCGCCCAGGCCGTGCTCGACGTCGTGCACCCCGACGACCGTGACATGGTCGCCGGCTACTGGGCCAACCGCGAACTCGACGGCCACCCGATCGACATCGTCTACCGGATCATCCTGCCCAACGGGGACCTGCGCTGGATCCGCGGCGTCGCCGAGGCCAAACTCCGCTCGGACGGCCGCACGCAGTTCATCACCGGCTACATCCGCGACATCACCGACCAGTGGCGGTCGGACCGCGCGCTGGCCACCGAGCGCGCCCGGCTGCTGGAAGCGCAGCGGATCGCGCGCATCGGGAGCTGGACCTACGAGGTCGTGACCGGTGCCGTGCACCGCAGTGACGTGCTGCTGGAGCTCTATGCCGAGCTGGGCATCCTGCCCGACGAGGACCTGCTGTGCGGCGTGTGCGAGGACGACCGGCCCAAGGTGGAGGACCTGCGCCGACGACTGCTGCGGGCCAAGGACGGAAGCACGGTCGAGACCGAGGTGCGCGGCGTGTTCGGCGACCGGGTCTACGTGTGCCGGGCGCGGCCCGAGTTCGAGGCCGGGCGCCTGAACCGGCTGCACGGCACCGTGCAGGACGTGACCGAGGCCCGGGCCATGGAACGCCAACTGCGCGACGACCGGCGCCGGCTGGCGGACGCGCAACGGGCCGCGCAGCTCGGCGTGTGGGAGTGGAACGTCCACACGGGCGCGGTCGTGTGGTCGGAGATGATGTCCGAGCTGTTCGCCGTCCCGGCCGACGAGCCGACCAGCTACGCCACCTACCTCGACCTCGTGCACCCCGACGACCGCACGTGGGTGGACGCGCAGTGGCAGCAGCTCGTGGTCGACCGGGTGCCGGTGCAGTGCGAACACCGGATCGTGCGGCGTGACGGGCGGGTGCGGATCTTCCGCTCGTACGGCGTCGTGGTGGTCGGGCCGGACGGCAAGCCGCTCGCGGTCGGCACCGCGCAGGACATCACCGAGCAGCGGGCCGCCGAGACCCGGATGAAGCGGTCCAGCCAGCGGTTCGCGGACCTGGTGTCCATGGCACCGGTCGGCATCGGGCTCTTCGACGAGGGCGAGCGGCTGGTCGACGCCAACGACGCGTTGTGCGACCTGCTCGGCATGGAGTTGGAGGAGCTGCGCGGCATGACGTCCGAGCAGCTCACGGATCCGGGCGACCACGCGGACCGGGCGGCGATGGCGGCGCGGATGACGGCGTTGGGCGCCGGGCACACCCACAAGGTGCCGCAACGCGTCCTGCTGCGGCCCGACGGCGTGCAGGTCTACTGCGAACTGCACATCACGTTGTCCGTGCAGGACGACGGCCGCCGGTTCTGGCTCATCGTGTTCCAGGACATCACCGAACGCCGGCGCACGGCCGAGGCGTTGCGGCACCAGGCCACGCACGACGAGCTGACCGGCCTGCCGAACCGCGCGCTGGTCAAGGAGTTGCTGGGCACGCTGCTGGAGTCGCCCGACCGGGCGAAGGTCGGCGTGCTGTTCTGCGACATCGACAACTTCAAGCGGGTCAACGACTCCCTGGGCCACGACGCGGGCGACGAGCTGCTGGTGGCGTTGGCCCGGCGGCTGGAGGGCGGCCTGCCGGACGGCTGCACGGCCGCGCGGCTGTCGGGCGACGAGTACGTGATCATCTGCGAGAACCTCGACCACGTCGGCGGCGTCGACGAGTTGGCCACGCGGGTGGCCGGGTTGTTGCGCACGGCGGTCCCGGTGCACGGGCAGTTGGTCCGGGTGTCGGCGTCGATCGGCGCGGCGGTGCCGAACGGGTCGCGGGTGACCGGCAACGACCTGCTGAGGTTCGCCGACGCGGCCATGTTCGAGGCGAAGCGGGCGGGTGCGGGGCGGGTGTCGCTGGCGTCGGCGGCGTTGATCGCGTCGGCCGACCGGCAGGTGCACCTGGAAGGGCAGTTGCGGGACGCGTTGGCCAGTGACGGGTTGGCGTTGCACTACCAGCCGGTGGTGGGTGCCGACGGGTCGGTGTACACGGCCGAGGCGTTGATCCGGTGGCCGCACCCGGACCGGGGGTTGCTGCCGCCGGACGTGTTCCTGCCCGTCGCCGAGCAGGGCGACCTGATGCGCGAGCTGGACCGGTGGGTGTTGCGCACGGCGTTGCGCGAGGCGGCGACGTGGCCGGAGCCGGGCGGTCGGCCGGTGTCGGTGGCCGTGAACCTGGCCGGGCTGGTGCCCGGCGATCCGGAGTTCGTCGACATCGTGGCGAACACGGTCGCCGAGGCGGGCATCCCGTGGGACCGGGTGGTGCTCGAACTGGTGGAGACGGCGTTGGTGGACCTGCCGTCGCGGGTGCGGCACTCGATGGGCGAACTCGTGTCGCGCGGCATCCGGTTCGCGGTGGACGACTTCGGCACGGGCTACTCGTCGTTGGCGCGGCTGAAGGACCTGCCGGCGCAGATCATCAAGGTGGACCGGCGGTTCGTGTCCGGTGTGGGCAGCGACTCGTCGGACTTCGCCGTGGCGCGTGCGGTGGTGGACCTGGCGCGGGCGATGGGACGCAAGTGCGTCGCCGAGGGTGTCGAGACGGCCACGCAGTTCCACGTGCTGCGCGGCATGGGCGTGGACGCGTATCAGGGGTGGCTTTTCTCACGTCCGGTCCCGCCCAAGGAGTTCCGCGCGGTCCTGGCACTTGGCCCATTGCACATCCCTCGGGCGGGCTGA